From one Octopus bimaculoides isolate UCB-OBI-ISO-001 chromosome 1, ASM119413v2, whole genome shotgun sequence genomic stretch:
- the LOC106878032 gene encoding F-box only protein 31-A isoform X2, producing MLYVVSQDAVWMDKCNREYNIKSLTNWGFNSYYELYTQVLHKFGFLIGIWRAVMSPYGSLIKFEPKDGKVLGQELSAPCPPNINSPLRRKLLFSIEVEDSEVKTLCHMGPNNIPHQCNIFAVDGDKSLVKFECCVEAAHRNPGGMRREFEQFLMDESSEITEIIFTGKIELLQKFWVLKRFESGFDMVKVHIPTASPLTILDAGMYKGDYNTFGYELVLVSFSEDGDAILASKVTGDPHVSGGEKAFEINLTAPILLREDQQTTMSIVQQHQWTVVQSYEKLPEQAFIIPQDCLYEGPNFPTTCSARFHGKFQVLSPSQNTADLFDCHLIVFNRKLFTILTFETKQLYSFHHVEETSL from the exons aatataatataaagagcTTAACTAACTGGGGATTCAATTCCTATTATGAGCTTTATACCCAAG TTCTTCACAAGTTTGGATTTTTAATTGGAATTTGGAGAGCTGTGATGTCTCCTTATGGAAGCCTGATTAAATTtgag CCTAAAGATGGTAAGGTTCTTGGACAAGAACTCTCAGCACCCTGTCCACCAAATATCAATTCACCATTACGCAGAAAATTACTTTTTTCAATTGAAGTAGAAGACTCCGAAGTGAAGACCCTGTGTCATATGGGACCAAACAATATTCCTCATCAGTGCAACATATTTGCTGTTGAT gGAGATAAGTCTCTGGTGAAATTTGAATGCTGTGTAGAAGCAGCTCACCGTAATCCTGGTGGCATGAGACGG GAATTTGAACAATTTCTGATGGATGAAAGCagtgaaattacagaaataatattTACTGGTAAAATTGAACTGCTGCAAAAGTTTTGGGTGTTAAAAAGATTTGA atcTGGCTTTGATATGGTTAAGGTCCATATTCCAACAGCCTCTCCACTCACCATTCTTGATGCTGGTATGTACAAAGGGGATTATAATACGTTTGGTTATGAACTGGTTCTAGTTTCATTTTCTGAAGACGGTGATGCTATTCTAGCTTCAAAAGTCACG GGTGACCCCCATGTGTCAGGGGGTGAAAAAGCATTTGAGATAAATTTAACTGCACCAATACTTCTTCGGGAAGATCAACAAACAACAATGAGTATTGTTCAACAGCATCAATGGACAGTAGTACAAAGCTATGAGAAATTACCTGAACAAGCATTTATTATCCCTCAAGATTGTCTATATGAAGGCCCTAATTTTCCAACTACCTGCAGTGCCAG atttcATGGCAAGTTCCAAGTGCTTTCACCAAGTCAAAACACAGCTGATTTATTTGACTGTCACCTCATTGTTTTTAACAGAAAATTGTTTACAATTCTTACTTTTGAAACAAAGCAACTTTATAGTTTTCATCATGTAGAAGAAACTTCCTTATAA